In a single window of the Streptacidiphilus sp. P02-A3a genome:
- a CDS encoding non-ribosomal peptide synthetase — protein METDQLLSALPAIQRPMWLACAMAPDLPVYNEAECFRLEGELDRPALIEALDTLYLRHPALRSVVLERDGLPYLAALPAGPFPLEESDLRDLPPARARRLGEQAAWDAARRTFDLGTGPLARARLIRCADQEWLLVLVLHHLVSDGDSFRLLFDQLSAQYAGMASAAPQGDPVRAQRSLEAPPDSPTAQADLGYWRDQLADLPERLPIPTDRPLSGYPDQLGERLQLPLEQHWFERVQTTAAALRSSPFAVVTAAVSAVLARLARTEDVVIGSSVNMRSEVEAEELVGYFMKTVPLRLRVEEAVPAAELVRQAQATVLDAMSHCSVELDQMVSALGRPGAGHAQLFQVALELHYEPSELDLPGIGVSRLPVHPGTAKSDFTFHFNATPGVPSFLEYRTELYDQQTVRGLADAVIVLLAGLCAEPTLPVRELPLDDGRQAALQRPWETGPALVGAEAPLPEAVRERAARHPGRPAVVHGPEELTYRQLVRSADLLGADLAAVGVAPGDVVGVSMRRSAAQVSALFGTWSAGAVCAVLDPDLPEDRLRRMMGAVGIRTVLVDADTAVLPAFAEVNRVPARPAPTADQPTADQPTAPVAKVTPDDTAYVVFTSGTSGDPKPVAVRHLSLTAFGQAMDRLVYAELPEPAQVAVNAPFTFDASWQGTQLLRAGHTVHPVPDAVRADPEAMVRFLRDHAVDALDGTPTHIAALVDAGLLDRPGHPPRVLVVGGEAVPAGLWRRLAAAEVRAVNVYGPTEFTVNGTGCLIEDGAARPVIGRPLAGVTAQVLDPGLRPVPIGFPGELYLSGPQLAAGYVGQPERTAERFLVAPDGSRRYATGDVVRRRGDGSLEFLGRRDGQVKLRGYRIELTEIAGVLRAAPGVADAAVVVLGQGGPAAVLHAALAPADPAPRIEQVRAFAATRLPGYMVPASFALLPQLPRTASGKVDTARVAALARTRPASAPADSPSTPARRRLALIWSRLLERDRVDDHDDFFALGGNSLLASRLVRQVEAEFGARLPLRAVFGHRTLAAMADVLGTGAESAAGRDDDHALVVPLTPAADAGPVPDGTPVPDGQVPLVVLHPLGGSLLAYQPLLRLVPPTLPVWGVRSPERAGAGQEPPDVTSMAVRYADELTALVPGRRLALFGWSLGGLIALAVAAELESRGVDVVSVEMWDCGVGTEEPIGDRESVRMALRAGYGDLGESQGALLADILSLVPDGAAVDEELLSVIQDRARPLGTPADAAELPRHFRMIRHQTALFRDWLPTPVRAPLHAVYAEASLLDGSVARTDWRPHTSAPWTDSTVAADHYGMMRPPFVAELTRGLLARLVERTRPRTET, from the coding sequence ATGGAAACGGACCAGCTGCTCTCGGCGCTGCCCGCGATCCAGCGCCCGATGTGGCTCGCCTGTGCGATGGCACCGGACCTGCCGGTCTACAACGAGGCCGAGTGCTTCCGTTTGGAGGGCGAGCTGGACCGGCCCGCCCTGATCGAGGCACTGGACACGCTGTACCTGCGTCATCCGGCGCTGCGCTCGGTCGTGCTGGAGCGCGACGGCCTGCCCTACCTGGCCGCCCTGCCCGCGGGCCCGTTCCCGCTGGAGGAGTCGGACCTGCGCGACCTCCCACCGGCCCGGGCACGGCGGCTCGGCGAGCAGGCCGCGTGGGACGCCGCGCGCCGCACCTTCGACCTGGGCACCGGGCCGCTGGCCCGGGCCCGCCTGATCCGCTGCGCCGACCAGGAGTGGCTGCTGGTGCTGGTGCTGCACCACCTGGTGTCCGACGGCGACAGCTTCCGGTTGCTGTTCGACCAGTTGAGCGCCCAGTACGCGGGCATGGCGTCGGCCGCCCCGCAGGGCGACCCGGTACGGGCCCAGCGCTCGCTGGAGGCGCCGCCGGACAGTCCCACGGCGCAGGCCGACCTGGGCTACTGGCGCGACCAACTGGCCGATCTGCCCGAGCGGTTGCCGATCCCGACCGACCGACCGCTGTCCGGCTATCCGGACCAGCTCGGCGAGCGGCTCCAACTACCGCTGGAGCAGCACTGGTTCGAGCGCGTCCAAACCACCGCCGCGGCGCTGCGCAGCTCGCCGTTCGCGGTGGTGACCGCCGCGGTGTCCGCGGTGCTGGCCCGGCTCGCCCGGACCGAGGACGTCGTCATCGGCAGCTCGGTCAACATGCGCTCCGAGGTCGAGGCCGAGGAGCTGGTCGGCTACTTCATGAAGACCGTCCCGCTGCGCCTGCGGGTCGAGGAGGCCGTCCCGGCGGCCGAACTGGTGCGGCAGGCCCAGGCGACGGTGCTGGACGCGATGAGCCACTGCTCGGTCGAGCTCGACCAGATGGTGTCGGCGCTGGGTCGACCCGGCGCCGGGCACGCGCAGCTCTTCCAGGTGGCCCTGGAACTGCACTACGAACCAAGCGAGTTGGATCTGCCCGGGATCGGCGTGAGCAGGCTGCCGGTGCATCCGGGGACGGCCAAGTCGGATTTCACCTTCCACTTCAACGCCACCCCCGGGGTCCCCAGCTTCCTGGAGTACCGCACCGAGCTGTACGACCAGCAGACCGTCCGCGGCCTGGCCGACGCGGTGATCGTGCTGCTGGCCGGACTGTGCGCCGAACCCACGCTCCCGGTAAGGGAGTTGCCGCTCGACGACGGTCGGCAGGCAGCCCTGCAGCGGCCCTGGGAGACCGGCCCCGCGCTGGTCGGGGCGGAAGCCCCGCTGCCCGAGGCGGTACGCGAGCGCGCCGCGCGGCACCCCGGCCGACCGGCCGTCGTGCACGGACCGGAGGAATTGACCTACCGTCAACTCGTACGCAGTGCCGATCTGTTGGGCGCGGACCTGGCGGCTGTCGGGGTGGCTCCCGGGGACGTCGTCGGGGTGTCGATGCGCCGGTCCGCCGCGCAGGTCAGCGCCCTGTTCGGGACCTGGTCGGCCGGCGCGGTGTGCGCGGTGCTCGATCCCGACCTGCCCGAGGACCGGCTGCGGCGGATGATGGGCGCGGTCGGCATCCGCACGGTACTGGTCGACGCGGACACCGCCGTCCTGCCCGCCTTCGCCGAGGTGAACCGGGTCCCCGCGCGACCGGCCCCGACCGCCGACCAGCCGACCGCCGACCAGCCGACCGCCCCGGTGGCGAAGGTGACCCCGGACGACACCGCCTACGTGGTCTTCACCTCGGGAACCAGCGGAGACCCCAAACCGGTCGCGGTGCGGCACCTGAGCCTGACCGCGTTCGGGCAGGCCATGGACCGGCTGGTCTACGCCGAGCTGCCCGAACCCGCGCAGGTGGCGGTCAACGCCCCGTTCACCTTCGACGCCTCCTGGCAGGGCACCCAACTGCTGCGCGCGGGACACACGGTGCACCCGGTACCCGACGCGGTCCGGGCGGACCCGGAGGCGATGGTCCGGTTCCTGCGCGACCACGCCGTGGACGCGCTCGACGGCACGCCGACCCACATCGCCGCCCTGGTCGACGCCGGGCTGCTCGACCGCCCCGGCCACCCGCCCCGGGTGCTGGTGGTGGGCGGCGAAGCGGTACCGGCCGGACTCTGGCGACGGCTCGCCGCGGCCGAGGTGCGCGCGGTGAACGTCTACGGGCCGACCGAGTTCACCGTGAACGGCACCGGCTGCCTCATCGAGGACGGTGCGGCGCGGCCGGTCATCGGCCGACCGCTGGCCGGGGTCACCGCGCAGGTGCTCGACCCCGGGCTGCGCCCGGTGCCGATCGGGTTCCCCGGTGAGCTGTACCTGTCCGGCCCGCAGCTCGCGGCCGGCTACGTCGGCCAGCCGGAGCGGACAGCCGAGCGGTTCCTGGTGGCACCCGACGGGTCCCGGCGGTACGCCACCGGCGACGTGGTGCGCCGACGGGGCGACGGCAGCCTGGAGTTCCTCGGCCGCCGCGACGGGCAGGTCAAGCTCCGCGGCTACCGGATCGAGCTCACGGAGATCGCCGGTGTGCTGCGGGCCGCCCCCGGCGTCGCGGACGCCGCCGTGGTCGTCCTCGGGCAGGGCGGCCCCGCCGCGGTGCTGCACGCCGCCCTGGCGCCCGCCGATCCGGCGCCGCGGATCGAGCAGGTCCGCGCGTTCGCGGCCACCCGGCTGCCCGGCTACATGGTGCCCGCCTCCTTCGCCCTCCTGCCGCAACTCCCGCGCACGGCGAGCGGCAAGGTCGACACCGCCCGGGTGGCGGCGCTGGCCCGGACGCGCCCCGCGTCGGCCCCGGCCGACAGCCCGTCCACACCCGCCCGGCGCCGACTGGCGCTGATCTGGTCCCGGCTGCTGGAGCGCGACCGCGTCGACGACCACGACGACTTCTTCGCGCTCGGTGGCAACTCGCTGCTCGCCAGCCGCCTGGTGCGGCAGGTCGAGGCGGAGTTCGGCGCCCGGCTGCCGCTCCGGGCGGTCTTCGGCCACCGCACGCTGGCGGCGATGGCCGACGTCCTCGGCACCGGGGCGGAGTCGGCGGCGGGACGGGACGACGACCACGCCCTGGTGGTACCGCTGACCCCGGCCGCGGACGCCGGGCCGGTCCCGGACGGCACTCCGGTCCCGGACGGCCAGGTGCCGCTGGTCGTGCTGCATCCGCTCGGCGGTTCCCTGCTCGCCTACCAGCCGCTGCTGCGGCTGGTCCCGCCGACCCTGCCAGTGTGGGGCGTCCGGTCACCCGAGCGGGCCGGGGCCGGCCAGGAGCCGCCGGACGTCACGAGCATGGCCGTGCGGTACGCCGACGAACTGACCGCGCTCGTGCCGGGGCGGCGACTGGCCCTGTTCGGCTGGTCGCTCGGCGGCCTGATCGCGCTGGCGGTGGCCGCCGAACTGGAGTCACGCGGCGTCGACGTCGTCTCCGTCGAGATGTGGGACTGCGGTGTGGGTACCGAGGAGCCCATCGGCGACCGCGAGTCGGTGCGGATGGCGCTCCGCGCCGGGTACGGCGACCTCGGTGAGTCGCAGGGCGCGCTCCTGGCCGACATCCTGAGCCTGGTGCCGGACGGGGCCGCCGTGGACGAGGAACTGCTGAGCGTGATCCAGGACCGGGCGCGTCCCCTGGGCACCCCGGCGGACGCGGCCGAACTCCCGCGCCACTTCCGGATGATCCGGCACCAGACCGCGCTGTTCCGCGACTGGCTGCCGACCCCGGTCCGGGCCCCGCTGCACGCCGTCTACGCCGAGGCCAGCCTGCTCGACGGCAGCGTCGCCCGCACCGACTGGCGTCCTCACACCTCCGCGCCGTGGACCGACTCCACCGTGGCCGCCGACCACTACGGCATGATGCGGCCGCCGTTCGTCGCCGAGCTCACCCGGGGCCTGCTCGCCCGCCTGGTGGAACGGACCCGCCCCCGGACCGAAACCTGA
- a CDS encoding non-ribosomal peptide synthetase, whose product MPEAISNPPWPRRALHELVAEQANRTPDRVAVRCGDRSLSYRELVDAGERAAARLTERGAGPGQVVAVMVDRSVELPVALLAVLGSGAAFVPVDPAYPRERQEYMLRDSGAVTTLTVSRIAERAATAQVLVLDPPEPPTPVPPVGRPTTAPDDLAYIMYTSGSTGRPKGVAVDHRCLVKGVLAMGAVVRPEPDDVWLSVTSASFDPVLVELFLPLVHGSTVEIATDQQVLDGAALRDLLAGSGATVLQATPLTWRLLLDAGWPGGLRVALCGGEQLAPSLAAELADRCHSVWNIYGPTETTVWSTAHRFTPADREAVPVGLPLPDTTVHVLDERMRQVPADGRGEVWIGGGSVARGYHGRPELTDACFVADPFGPDGARLYRTGDVGRLRADGALELLGRTDHQVKIRGHRVELGEIENWLQEHPSVAGAAVVPQLDGTEQRLVGYVRPNQGHPFDESLLRAHAAVRLPRHMVPAVFVPVEVWPRTPSGKIDRRALPDPGAAGSTGSDAAPAAVRWDDPDMAALAEIWQDVLGVPPTGPQADFFALGGHSLQVMRMVKDIRARFGVKVNAVRMMQSPTLTDQTALVRAAVSAQAAPAAGR is encoded by the coding sequence CGGCTCACCGAGCGGGGGGCGGGCCCGGGACAGGTGGTCGCCGTGATGGTGGACCGCTCCGTGGAACTGCCGGTCGCGCTGCTGGCCGTGCTCGGCTCGGGAGCCGCCTTCGTGCCGGTCGACCCCGCCTACCCCCGCGAGCGGCAGGAGTACATGCTGCGCGACTCGGGCGCCGTGACCACGCTCACCGTGAGCCGGATCGCCGAACGGGCGGCCACCGCCCAGGTACTGGTCCTGGACCCGCCGGAGCCGCCGACCCCGGTCCCGCCGGTCGGGCGGCCGACGACCGCACCGGACGACCTGGCCTACATCATGTACACCTCTGGCTCCACCGGGCGCCCCAAGGGCGTGGCCGTGGACCACCGCTGCCTGGTCAAGGGCGTCCTCGCGATGGGCGCGGTGGTGCGGCCGGAACCGGACGACGTCTGGCTCTCGGTGACCTCCGCGTCGTTCGACCCCGTCCTCGTCGAGTTGTTCCTCCCGCTGGTCCACGGCTCGACCGTGGAGATCGCCACCGACCAGCAGGTGCTGGACGGCGCGGCGCTCCGCGACCTGCTCGCGGGCAGCGGCGCGACGGTCCTCCAGGCCACCCCGCTGACCTGGCGGCTGCTGCTCGACGCCGGGTGGCCCGGCGGCCTGCGGGTGGCGCTGTGCGGCGGTGAGCAGCTCGCGCCGTCGCTGGCGGCGGAGTTGGCCGACCGATGCCACTCGGTGTGGAACATCTACGGCCCCACCGAGACGACCGTGTGGTCCACCGCGCACCGGTTCACCCCGGCCGACCGCGAGGCCGTCCCGGTCGGCCTCCCGCTGCCGGACACCACGGTCCACGTCCTCGACGAGCGGATGCGCCAGGTCCCGGCGGACGGGCGCGGCGAGGTGTGGATCGGGGGCGGCAGCGTGGCCCGCGGCTATCACGGCAGGCCCGAGCTCACCGACGCGTGCTTCGTCGCCGACCCCTTCGGCCCGGACGGGGCCCGGCTGTACCGCACCGGCGACGTCGGCCGGCTCCGCGCCGACGGCGCGCTCGAACTGCTCGGGCGGACCGACCACCAGGTGAAGATCCGCGGCCACCGGGTGGAGCTCGGCGAGATCGAGAACTGGTTGCAGGAGCATCCGTCGGTGGCGGGCGCGGCGGTGGTGCCCCAGCTGGACGGCACCGAGCAGCGTCTCGTGGGGTACGTGCGCCCGAACCAGGGGCACCCCTTCGACGAGTCGCTGCTGCGTGCCCACGCCGCGGTCCGGCTGCCCCGGCACATGGTGCCCGCGGTGTTCGTCCCGGTCGAGGTCTGGCCGCGCACCCCCAGCGGGAAGATCGACCGGCGCGCCCTGCCCGACCCGGGGGCGGCCGGGTCCACGGGCAGCGACGCCGCCCCGGCGGCGGTCCGCTGGGACGACCCGGACATGGCGGCGCTGGCCGAGATCTGGCAGGACGTGCTGGGCGTGCCGCCGACCGGCCCGCAGGCCGACTTCTTCGCGCTGGGCGGCCATTCACTCCAGGTCATGCGGATGGTCAAGGACATCCGGGCCCGCTTCGGCGTCAAGGTGAACGCCGTCCGGATGATGCAGTCCCCGACCCTCACCGACCAGACCGCGCTGGTGCGCGCCGCCGTCTCGGCCCAGGCGGCACCGGCCGCGGGCCGGTAG